The genomic interval GGATCAGTTTCTCGACCGACGCAGCGTGGAAGGTGCTCATGACAGGGTGGCCGGTCTGCATGGCGGAGAATGCGACGCTCCCCTCGACACCACGGATCTCACCGACCAGGATCTGGTTGGGGCGCTGACGGAGGGCGGCCTTCAGGAGGTCGAACATCGTCACATCGGCCCCGTCGCCCTCGCCCTTGCCCTTCGCCTTGGCGACCTCGCGAGTCCAGTTCCTGTGCGGGACTGTCAGTTCTGGGGTATCCTCGATGGTGACGATCTTGTTCTCCGGCGGGAGGAAGGTGGTGAGGGCGTTGAGGCTCGTCGTCTTGCCGCTTGCCGTCTCGCCGCTCACGAACATGGACATCCCGAACTCCAGGCAGATCCAGAGATAGGCGGCGGCCGTGTAGTCGCAGGTGTTGGAGTCGATGAGCTGGAGAATGGAGAGAGGGATCTCGTTCACCTTACGGATGGTGAAGTTGCTCCCGTGCTTGCTCACCTCGGTGCCGTACACGATGTTGATACGGGAACCGTCCGGGAGGGTAGCGTCCACCACCGGGTTCCGGTAGGTGATCGGCCGCTTGATCCGCTCGGCCATCTTGATTACGAAGGCGTCGAGGGCTCGGGATTCCGTGAACCCGATAACCGATTTCAGACCCCTGAGCATCTTGTGCTCGATGAAGATCGGGCCGACGCCGTCACAGGTGATATCCTCGATATTGGGATCTGAAAGGAAGGGTTTGAGGATGCCCATCTCGATCTTGTCGCGGATCATCAGGTATTCGAGGGCACGGTATTCAGGGGGGGAGACGACGATCCGTCCATCGGCGGTCTGCACCAACCCGGCAAGTGCGTCGTCCTCATCGGCTTTTTTCTTTGCCGAAAAGTCGGTGTTGAGGAACCCGGCGATCCGGTCCTTAATGGACTTTTCAGCGACCGTGTCTGCGGCACCGGGGCCGATCTCCTCGCCGGGAACACGGGCATACAGGATCTCATTGATAAGATTTTTGAGGACCGCAACGCGTTCCTCTTCGGTCACGGGATCCTTTTCCAGCGCGTCCAGAAGGTCGATGAGACGTTTCTCGACGACCGGCATCAGTGTGTTGACACTGTGCAGGAACGAAGGCTCGATCGGGATATAGTAGTTCCTGACGTCCTCGGGGTCAGTGAGGATATGGATGAAGGTGTCCTCCCCCACCGGGTAGATGAGGTTGAGGGTCTCGATCTTCCTGACGTCCCGCGTCAGTTCGGAGAAGAAGAGGGGGATCCCGTAGGTGTTCACCGGGAAGATGTTGAGGTACTCGAGGAGGTGTGGGCACTGTTTGACATATTCTCGTGCATTTGTCGGGAGCATGCGATAGAGGGCCGACGACTCCAGGTCATGATAGCATCCGCTCAGGTCTTCGTTGGCTTCCGTCTTGAAAGGCAGCTGGATCGAGAAGGGCAGACTGCTCATATCAGACCTTTGCGTAGGTCATCGGGATGATCTTCATGCCATAACCGGGGTGGACCTCGAAACTGATGATGTTCCCTGTTGTCTTCTGCGCCCCGCGGACCTTCACCACTTCGAGCATCATCACGTACTTGTCGCCGACGAGCGCCTTCTTCATGAAAAGGTGGGCGTCGCAGATCGACCTGATACGCACCAGGGTGTCGGCCTCGAAGGCATAGGTGTGCAGGGTGATCAGGATGGTCTTGCCGTGGTCGACGAGGTTCTTGCAGTTCGTGAAGAAGGTGAGGATCATGTCGGTCGAGGCGTACTCGGTGAAGAGCGTCAGGGAGTCGATGACGGCGACCTGGGACGTGCTCCTCTGGATATGGGTGATGATCGTCTGGAGGACGCCCTGCATGTCCTCCTTGTTCCATTCGAAACCGACGGTATGGAGGGGATATACCCGCAGATATCCCCAGGCAAAGTAGTCTGAGATGTCAAGGCTCATCGACTCCATCTGGTTGATGAAACTCTTGGTGGTGTTCTCGGTGGTGAAGAGGTCCACATTGAGCCCCTGTTTCATGGCGCCCCAGACGATCTGCTGGGTCAGGACGCTCTTGCCTGTATCGTTCTCCCCTTCGATGAGGGTTAAGGACTCGAGAGGGAGTCCGTCTGCGATCTTCTTGTCGAGCTCTTTGTTCCCGGTGGAGAGGATCTTCTTGTCACTGCCGCCAAGGAGGTCGCTAAGGGATTCTTTTGATTCTTCTGCCATGTTCTCACCTGAGATATGCGGAGTCCGAGATGCCGTTTGGCGTCGTTACCTGGGCCCAGTCCGGCTGGTTGCCCTCGTACAGGATGGAGATGTTCATCGTCTCGCCCGGGTCGAGTTCATGGGGATGGATGGAGTCAGGCTGGATCGAGACCCATGACCAGGTGCCTGCGCCGCCCGAAGGGTTGTAGGGATAGTAGACCGGGGTTCCGTTCTCCACGGCGGTGAAGACCGCCATCCGGTCGAACGTCAGGACAGGTTCGCTCCCTGTGTTTTCCACGAGCACATAGATGGTCCCGGCATCGGCAGAGTGGCCGACGATCGCGATAGACGTATGGAGACAGGACTCCTGCACCTGGACCTGGTCCTTGTGGGCGGTGGCGACCACGTCCGCGGTGACGAGGATGCCGCCGATGATCGCGTACGCGACGACCACGAGAAGGACGATGGAGATTGCCGCCGTGACCAGTGACCCCGCCCCCATGCTTCATGCACCTGCCGTGAATTCTGTGGACCTCACCGTCCCGCCGGGCAGCACGATCTGGAAGTAGACGACATCTCCGGAGGTATCAGGGAGAAGATTGGTGTTGGCGTCGATCCGGACCGTCGCACCGGGTTGCCAGTAGTCGGGGCCGCCGTCGAGGATGGTGAAAGTCCAGTCGCCGGGGTAGGAGATCCGGTCGAAATCGCCGGTCTTCCCGATAAAAATATCTGCGCCTTCCAGATCATTCGCCGCGATCCTGACCGAACCGACATTTTTCAGCCAGATCTTTGCGGTCGGGCCGGAGGCCGAGGCAAAAGTGTTGATGACCTTGACGTCTGTGCGGACCTGTCGATCCACGGCATGGGATGTCGATCCTGCCGTGTCAGAGATGGTATAAATTATGGGAAAGATTGCATTGACGAGCACTCCGGCTGCTATTACAGCACCGATGAGCAATATAGCAGTCGTAATGGCTTCGCTCGACATCCATCATATCCTTTTCAGATCCTTTCCAGCGATTTCACCCAGTCGTCGCCGGAGTCTTTCCCGGTCTCTTCCGTCTTTGCACCTTCGATT from Methanofollis sp. carries:
- a CDS encoding ATPase domain-containing protein, with translation MAEESKESLSDLLGGSDKKILSTGNKELDKKIADGLPLESLTLIEGENDTGKSVLTQQIVWGAMKQGLNVDLFTTENTTKSFINQMESMSLDISDYFAWGYLRVYPLHTVGFEWNKEDMQGVLQTIITHIQRSTSQVAVIDSLTLFTEYASTDMILTFFTNCKNLVDHGKTILITLHTYAFEADTLVRIRSICDAHLFMKKALVGDKYVMMLEVVKVRGAQKTTGNIISFEVHPGYGMKIIPMTYAKV
- a CDS encoding type II/IV secretion system ATPase subunit, translating into MSSLPFSIQLPFKTEANEDLSGCYHDLESSALYRMLPTNAREYVKQCPHLLEYLNIFPVNTYGIPLFFSELTRDVRKIETLNLIYPVGEDTFIHILTDPEDVRNYYIPIEPSFLHSVNTLMPVVEKRLIDLLDALEKDPVTEEERVAVLKNLINEILYARVPGEEIGPGAADTVAEKSIKDRIAGFLNTDFSAKKKADEDDALAGLVQTADGRIVVSPPEYRALEYLMIRDKIEMGILKPFLSDPNIEDITCDGVGPIFIEHKMLRGLKSVIGFTESRALDAFVIKMAERIKRPITYRNPVVDATLPDGSRINIVYGTEVSKHGSNFTIRKVNEIPLSILQLIDSNTCDYTAAAYLWICLEFGMSMFVSGETASGKTTSLNALTTFLPPENKIVTIEDTPELTVPHRNWTREVAKAKGKGEGDGADVTMFDLLKAALRQRPNQILVGEIRGVEGSVAFSAMQTGHPVMSTFHAASVEKLIQRLCGDPILIPKTHVDNLNIVIIQSAVRRPGGGTVRRMLSINELVGYDPQTQGFSFVEMFHWDPVTDEHVFCGKGSSYLLENKIATLLGIPESKRSEIYFEVDKRANILRRLNAAGCTKFWDLFHMISKIKKQGLLNIEV
- a CDS encoding flagellin, which codes for MSSEAITTAILLIGAVIAAGVLVNAIFPIIYTISDTAGSTSHAVDRQVRTDVKVINTFASASGPTAKIWLKNVGSVRIAANDLEGADIFIGKTGDFDRISYPGDWTFTILDGGPDYWQPGATVRIDANTNLLPDTSGDVVYFQIVLPGGTVRSTEFTAGA